The DNA sequence GTAACTTTCTGTTTCAATTCGTTTGCAACTGTTGATACTCGTTCAATAAGGTTAACCGACTCTTGATAACTGGCTATTTGAACACCAAATCCCCTGGGTATAGTTCTTTCGGCACTTAATTGATAATATGCTGTTGAAACCTGTGGTGCAACTACGCTCTTTTGTTCCGAAACAGCCCCTTTTTGAGAAGGTAGTGTTGTGTCGAACTCACCAGTACCATTCTCGGTATTAATATCAGTAGTTGACAAATTTTCCTCCTCTATTTCTGCCCTACTGTCGATTGTTTCTTGATTTTCAACTGTTTCTATCCTCACTTCTGTGATTCCTTCGTTAACAAAATCTAGTTCAACTGCTGCTGATTTAGAAACATCAATTATTCTATCCTCAACAAAGGGACCTCTGTCGTTAATTTTAACCGTAACGGTTTTGCCATTAGAAATATTTGTAATTTTCACTATAGTTCCAAATGGCAATGTTTTATGTGCCGCAGTTAGTAACGAGTGTTGGTATTTTTCTCCGGAA is a window from the Bacteroidales bacterium genome containing:
- a CDS encoding septal ring lytic transglycosylase RlpA family protein; translation: MNKITLIIVVLSFLFSNGLYAQSFVQTGKASFYANKFENKTTASGEKYQHSLLTAAHKTLPFGTIVKITNISNGKTVTVKINDRGPFVEDRIIDVSKSAAVELDFVNEGITEVRIETVENQETIDSRAEIEEENLSTTDINTENGTGEFDTTLPSQKGAVSEQKSVVAPQVSTAYYQLSAERTIPRGFGVQIASYQESVNLIERVSTVANELKQKVTIQIVNSNGTRIYRLIVGEFDTRAKAEFFKDSIKPNYQGFVVTF